One Phaseolus vulgaris cultivar G19833 chromosome 2, P. vulgaris v2.0, whole genome shotgun sequence DNA window includes the following coding sequences:
- the LOC137809187 gene encoding uncharacterized mitochondrial protein AtMg00810-like, which yields MIEKTLFIKKSNSKIILVQIYIEDIIFGATKDSLCEEFVAAMQDSLCEEFVAAMQGEFEMSMMRELSFFLGLQVKQSKDGIFLSQSKYCKEIIKKFEMESCKEASKPMPSSCYMEKRFQANSKESHLKAAKRILKYLKGTTNGVSWIGKAQVALVIFLD from the exons ATGATTGAAAAGACTCTCTttatcaagaagtcaaattctaaaattatcttGGTCCAAATCTACATTGAGGACATCATTTTTGGTGCTACCAAAGATAGTTTATGCGAAGAGTTTGTGGCTGCCATGCAAG ATAGTTTATgcgaagaatttgtggctgccaTGCAAGGTGAGTTCGAAATGTCAATGATGAGGGAGCTTTCATTCTTTCTTGGACTGCAGGTCAAGCAATCCAAAGATGGAATTTtcctaagtcaatcaaagtattgcaaagaaattatcaagaagtttgaaatggaaagttgcaAAGAAGCTAGCAAACCTATGCCATCAAGTTGCTATATGGAAAAGAg attcCAAGCAAATTCAAAGGAATCTCATCTCAAGGCTGCAAAACGAATTCTCAAATATCTCAAGGGGACAACCAAT ggtgtaagctggattggaaaagcacaagtggcacttgtcatcttcttggatTAA